A genome region from Bombus terrestris chromosome 10, iyBomTerr1.2, whole genome shotgun sequence includes the following:
- the LOC100642813 gene encoding uncharacterized protein LOC100642813, producing MNTKINHEYASNSYNGGIMGNDSPGALLDMLAEVASQTLHSEKKRSKLLLPAQCKSKTDYVKRKTHELTFNVPQLLSMPASQLVKQFSIFTSDELKRQYSYTCALVIGCVQKYTSFASEGRARMSIKAHLAEHLEYLKTNKEAYKTFTAKSVSYKNYKISPQSKKSRLQQSRKPQETLNKENKNVITEKSTNYLRNILLNDSTFNELDKKKNVETVENSKKIHNSEQKDIERMDFKVLGDHSYFERLKDEIPSKKETSPFNNSLENVTDENIVLMVVGTDSVHMKEYPRINKKLSEKMNQKSDTVYLPEISWSTENGNKNTEIITSKPKGKAKFIGTSKEEREMALAFMDRIKKKGNPTGSNLECRICNPPRSFTAPTTLVSHYRSHAGIKPYECRICRAVFTRRHSLKYHMLIHQNQTRFTCADCGKKFRHPSHFREHRRRHTGEAPFGCDDCGQRFKTRNTYKRHLKTRHGKVLTTTGELLYLSEEDFQKVRTNRKKKNNTNKDHMIDEGIIATKTIMHCQNDNDQLQNTATEEYIINNDTTDSDKNWKSSDTIQIIKNCFETYEVCSEPHLNKTESIETELSIKNRVFNKDENSLSDEYADKVEDKLPQLQSGSYIKLEIVKDGNNQIICHDNVGQPEIIYHNINEAPSYIKVEYSNLVNDLENENSIEFQENFKFSENQIKNPIQIINETENYFDEESNNSVSEQTKLMQVDTHIKTKNKDSNKHIILSQEHIKYEKENSDITTLNCKPFQELETHEIVSEDLIDLNTLQGINQITNKTISITDTLANQNEDYLLQEDKKLGNYQTVITNLIKNRVIASPNYVFEKDQKLLNQVEQRLYIHNEPLTSIIVQNKCINIFPQTQSKTQLNKSKKFTLLNKHMQAINVKQNENQNTILLLTDNMLQNNILKIDQNNTADTEIKEQIFEKSK from the exons ATGAACACCAAAATAAACCATGAATATGCTTCTAATTCATATAACGGAG GTATTATGGGAAATGATAGCCCAGGTGCATTATTAGATATGCTTGCAGAAGTTGCATCTCAGACGTTACATTCAGAGAAAAAGCGTAGTAAATTATTACTACCAGCACAATGCAAGTCGAAAACAgattatgtaaaaagaaaaactcACGAATTAACCTTTAATGTGCCACAGCTTCTCTCTATGCCTGCATCACAATTagttaaacaattttctattttcacaaGTGATGAATTAAAAAGGCAATACTCATATACATGTGCTCTTGTCATTGGATGTGTACAAAAATATACTAGTTTTGCAAGCGAAGGAAGAGCAAGAATGTCTATTAAAGCACATTTAGCAGAacatttagaatatttaaaaactaataAAGAAGCGT ataaaaCTTTTACTGCAAAGTCAGTaagttacaaaaattataaaattagtcCTCAAAGTAAGAAAAGCAGATTGCAACAATCAAGGAAACCGCAGGAAacattaaataaagaaaataagaatgtTATTACAGAAAAATCAACAAATTACTTAAGAAATATTCTGTTAAATGATTCTACTTTTAATGAGttggataaaaagaaaaatgttgaaacagtagaaaattctaaaaaaatacataattctgAACAGAAAGATATAGAAAGAATGGATTTTAAAGTTCTTGGAGATCATAGTTATTTTGAACGCTTAAAAGATGAAATTCCTAGCAAGAAAGAAACATCACCATTTAACAATTCTCTTGAAAATGTGACAGATGAAAAT ATTGTACTTATGGTTGTTGGTACTGACAGTGTTCATATGAAAGAATATCcacgtattaataaaaaattgtcagAAAAAATGAATCAAAAATCTGATACCGTTTATTTGCCAG AAATATCATGGTCAACTGAAAATGGTaacaaaaatacagaaattataACTAGTAAACCCAAAGGGAAAGCAAAATTTATAGGTACTAgtaaagaggaaagagaaatggCATTAGCTTTTATGGATCGtataaagaaaaagggaaatccAACTGGAAGTAATCTCGAATGTCGAATTTGTAATCCACCACGAAGTTTCACAGCACCTACAACATTGGTGTCTCATTATCGCAGTCATGCTGGAATAAAACCATATGAGTGTCGTATATGTAGAGCAGTTTTTACGAGAAGACATAGCTTGAAATATCACATGTTAATTcatcaaaatcaaacgcgattTACATGCGCTGATTGTGGAAAGAAATTTAGGCATCCATCACATTTCAGAGAACACAGACGTAGACACACTGGTGAAGCACCATTTGGATGTGATGATTGTGGACAACG ATTTAAAACAAGAAACACTTACAAACGTCATTTAAAAACAAGACATGGAAAAGTTCTAACAACTACTGGAGAGTTGCTGTATCTGTCAGAAGAAGATTTTCAAAAGGTTCGAActaatagaaagaaaaagaataatacaaataaagatCACATGATAGATGAGGGCATAATTGCAACAAAAACAATCATGCATTGTCAAAATGATAATGATCAATTACAAAATACTGCAACTGaggaatatattataaataatgataCCACTGATAGTgataaaaattggaaatcaaGTGATAcaatacaaattattaaaaattgttttgaaACTTACGAGGTGTGTTCAGAACCTCATTTAAATAAGACTGAATCGATAGAGACTGAATTATCTATAAAAAATAGAGTTTTTAATAAAGACGAAAATAGTTTATCAGATGAATATGCAGATAAAGTAGAAGATAAATTGCCACAGTTGCAAAGTGGTTCTTATATTAAGTTAGAAATAGTTAAAGATGGAAATAATCAAATCATATGTCATGATAATGTTGGTCAACCTGaaataatttatcataataTAAATGAAGCACCATCATATATTAAAGTAGAATATAGCAACTTAGTTAATGATTTAGAAAATGAGAATAGTAtagaatttcaagaaaattttaaattctcTGAAAATCAAATTAAGAATCCTatacaaataattaatgaaactgaaaattattttgatgAAGAATCCAATAATTCTGTAAGTGAACAAACAAAATTAATGCAAGTAGATACCCATATTAAAACGAAGAACAAAGATAGCAATAAACATATAATACTTAGTCAAGAACATAtcaaatatgaaaaagaaaatagtgaTATTACTACTCTTAATTGCAAACCTTTTCAAGAACTGGAGACCCATGAGATTGTTTCAGAAGACTTAATAGATTTAAATACATTGCAAGGAATTAATCAAATTACTAATAAAACAATATCAATTACGGATACCTTAGCGAACCAAAATGAAgattatttattacaagaagataaaaaattagGCAATTATCAAACAGTTATAACAAATTTGATAAAGAATCGAGTGATTGCATCTCCAAATTATGTTTTTGAAAAAGATCAAAAGTTATTAAACCAAGTTGAGCAACGCTTATATATTCATAATGAACCTTTAACTAGTATAATAGTACAAAATAAATGCATTAATATATTTCCACAAACTCAATCAAAAACAcaattaaataaaagtaaaaaatttacaCTCTTGAATAAACACATGCAAGCTATTAATGTAAAGCAAAATGAAAatcaaaatacaattttattgttGACCGATAATATGTTACAAAATAATATCCTTAAAATCGATCAAAATAATACTGCTGATACTGAAATTAAAGAACAGATATTTGAGAAAAGTAAGTAA
- the LOC100650411 gene encoding protein-cysteine N-palmitoyltransferase Rasp has product MTSATDKIIKLYKYESFLYFLLWTGAVLYSIYKVFLINSYFTNYDDLYGDFAPGWTWIGREQDVSDEEWRIWIPLMIKLIPWLFLHHFISHFIKIISNSMLLCCWYILISLLFLYYCIGTFSMLCALVHPSILYILTYKRGKSTIWMINILFLFIIHFLKIPDGSFQNIFKLNDEEHYILTHILCWVQLRSISYSMDNIKSHLENKCDYILFFVQNLLYKLAYCLYLPTLSLGPLVLYQEFINSVKGSFQFLRPANLGNFLFNVIRYIFWILFANFFLHFLYFNAIQYHPEVVQDLNPWALYGLGYCMGQFFLIKYVVVYGLNHTLCAIDNVKAPPQPKCVARIHLYSDMWKYFDQGLYKFLIRYIYVPSLKSNFNKLLASFLCFTFVFLWHGMQINIFIWAFLNFVGLNIESLIKLTGENKYFLNIRKRYLSETNARRFHCILTSPLLAMSVISNFYFFVGEEIGNIYISRILHDTWYNTFVLLFFLYCCCQVSIDIKNWELQKYSKL; this is encoded by the exons atgaCTTCGGCAACGGAcaagattattaaattatataaatatgaaagtttcttatattttcttctGTGGACTGGTGCAGTATTATATTCCatttataaagtatttttaattaattctt ATTTTACTAATTATGATGATTTGTATGGTGATTTTGCACCAGGATGGACATGGATTGGAAGGGAACAAGATGTTTCTGACGAAGAATGGAGAATATGGATACCATTGATGATAAAATTAATACCTTGGTTATTTCTTCATCACTTTATCAGTCATTTTATAAAGATTATATCAAATTCTATG CTATTGTGTTGTTGGTACATCcttatatctttattatttttgtattattgtaTTGGAACCTTCAGTATGTTATGTGCATTAGTACATCCAAGTATACTctatattttaacatataaaCGTGGCAAATCTACTATATGgatgataaatatattatttttatttataatacattttcttAAAATTCCGGATGGTTCCTtccaaaatatatttaaattaaatgatGAAGAACACTACATTTTAACTCATATATTATGTTGGGTTCAACTAAGAAGCATTAGCTACAGTATGGATAATATAAAATcacatttagaaaataaatgtgATTATATACTCTTTTTTGTACAGAATCTTTTATACAAATTGGCATATTGTTTATATTTGCCTACATTATCCTTAGGACCACTAGTTTTATATCAAGAATTCATTAATTCT GTAAAAGGATCATTTCAATTTTTGAGACCTGCAAATcttggaaattttctttttaatgtgaTTAGATACATTTTCTGGATACTGTTCGCTAActtttttttgcattttctttattttaatgcAATACAATATCATCCAGAG GTTGTTCAGGATTTAAATCCATGGGCTTTATATGGATTAGGATATTGTATGGggcaattttttttaattaagtatGTCGTAGTATATGGACTCAATCACACTTTATGTGCAATAGATAATGTAAAAGCTCCCCCTCAACCTAAATGTGTAGCAAGAATTCATTTGTATTCTGACATGTGGAAATATTTTGATCAAGGCTTATACAAGTTTCTTATTAG ATATATTTATGTACCTTcgttgaaatcaaattttaacaaattactCGCCTCGTTTTTATGTTTCACATTCGTTTTTTTATGGCATGGGATGcagataaacatttttatttgggCATTTCTAAATTTTGTAGgattaaatattgaaagtttAATCAAATTAACTGgtgaaaacaaatattttttaaatatacgaaaAAGATATCTGTCAGAAACAAATGCGAGACGATTTCATTGCATCTTAACAAGTCCTCTATTAGCAATGTCTGTAATatctaatttttacttttttgttggagaagaaattggaaatatttacATCTCCAGAATATTACATG ATACATGGTATAATACATTTGTATTACTCTTCTTCCTTTATTGCTGTTGTCAAGTTTCtatagatataaaaaattgggaattacaaaaatattcgaaactaTAA
- the LOC100649935 gene encoding exodeoxyribonuclease isoform X1, whose product MISRSFQNSFRIVPRFLCNSVINMPPKQTRAPKENSMGIKSEKKNKVKSEATKKKSKHSIDDNEEPTAKRFKTDKKSVLNRIDTNLNEIDFGCSKLNAKGNKYNLKISSWNVSGIRAVIKKNGMEYMLKEDADIIALQETKCDKNKLPEEVKLNGYHYYFLESKKPGYCGVALYTKEKPIDIKYGLDNVEFDSEGRLITAEYSNFYLINVYVPNAGQKLITLPKRLKWNEAFKAYVKNLDEKKPVIICGDMNVAHQKIDLKNPDTNKKNAGFTQEERSGMTDFLDAGFVDTFRALYPNKEGAYTFWSYFANARSKNIGWRLDYFLVSEQIKDNVCDNVIRDKVYGSDHCPIVLYINI is encoded by the exons ATGATATCGCGCAGTTTTCAAAATTCCTTCAGGATCGTGCCG cgATTTCTGTGTAACAGCGTAATCAACATGCCTCCAAAACAAACTCGAGCTCCAAAG GAAAATTCTATGGGAATTaaaagcgaaaaaaagaataaagtaaAATCAGAAGCAACAAAGAAAAAGTCTAAACATAGTATAGATGATAACGAAGAACCTACTGCAAAGCGTTTCAAAACAGACAAAAAATCAGTTTTGAATAGAATAGatacaaatttaaatgaaattgattTTGGTTGTTCAAAGTTAAATGCAAAAggaaacaaatataatttaaaaatttccagTTGGAATGTTTCTGGCATAAGAGCGGTCATTAAA AAAAATGGAATGGAATATATGTTGAAAGAAGATGCAGACATAATTGCATTACAAGAGACCAAATGTGATAAAAATAAGTTACCTGAAGAAGTTAAATTAAATggatatcattattattttcttgaGA GTAAAAAACCTGGATATTGTGGTGTTGCATTATACACAAAAGAAAAAccaattgatataaaatatggTTTAGATAATGTTGAATTTGATAGTGAAGGGAGATTAATTACTGcagaatattcaaatttctacTTAATTAATGTTT ATGTTCCTAATGCTGgtcaaaaattaataacattgcCAAAAAGATTAAAGTGGAATGAAGCTTTTAAAGCTTATGTAAAGAATCTGGATGAAAAGAAACCTGTTATTATTTGTGGTGATATGAATGTTGCTCATCAAAAAATAG aTCTCAAAAATCCAGacacaaataaaaaaaatgctgGATTTACACAAGAGGAAAGAAGTGGTATGACAGATTTCTTAGATGCAGGATTTGTGGATACTTTTAGAGCTTTATATCCTAATAAGGAAGGTGCATACACATTTTGGTCATATTTTGCTAATGCACGTAGTAAAAATATAGGATG GAGACTAGACTATTTTTTGGTGTCAGAACAAATTAAGGATAATGTTTGTGACAATGTTATAAGGGATAAAGTGTATGGCAGTGATCATTGTCCTATTGTACTTTACATTAACATATGA
- the LOC100649935 gene encoding exodeoxyribonuclease isoform X2: MPPKQTRAPKENSMGIKSEKKNKVKSEATKKKSKHSIDDNEEPTAKRFKTDKKSVLNRIDTNLNEIDFGCSKLNAKGNKYNLKISSWNVSGIRAVIKKNGMEYMLKEDADIIALQETKCDKNKLPEEVKLNGYHYYFLESKKPGYCGVALYTKEKPIDIKYGLDNVEFDSEGRLITAEYSNFYLINVYVPNAGQKLITLPKRLKWNEAFKAYVKNLDEKKPVIICGDMNVAHQKIDLKNPDTNKKNAGFTQEERSGMTDFLDAGFVDTFRALYPNKEGAYTFWSYFANARSKNIGWRLDYFLVSEQIKDNVCDNVIRDKVYGSDHCPIVLYINI, encoded by the exons ATGCCTCCAAAACAAACTCGAGCTCCAAAG GAAAATTCTATGGGAATTaaaagcgaaaaaaagaataaagtaaAATCAGAAGCAACAAAGAAAAAGTCTAAACATAGTATAGATGATAACGAAGAACCTACTGCAAAGCGTTTCAAAACAGACAAAAAATCAGTTTTGAATAGAATAGatacaaatttaaatgaaattgattTTGGTTGTTCAAAGTTAAATGCAAAAggaaacaaatataatttaaaaatttccagTTGGAATGTTTCTGGCATAAGAGCGGTCATTAAA AAAAATGGAATGGAATATATGTTGAAAGAAGATGCAGACATAATTGCATTACAAGAGACCAAATGTGATAAAAATAAGTTACCTGAAGAAGTTAAATTAAATggatatcattattattttcttgaGA GTAAAAAACCTGGATATTGTGGTGTTGCATTATACACAAAAGAAAAAccaattgatataaaatatggTTTAGATAATGTTGAATTTGATAGTGAAGGGAGATTAATTACTGcagaatattcaaatttctacTTAATTAATGTTT ATGTTCCTAATGCTGgtcaaaaattaataacattgcCAAAAAGATTAAAGTGGAATGAAGCTTTTAAAGCTTATGTAAAGAATCTGGATGAAAAGAAACCTGTTATTATTTGTGGTGATATGAATGTTGCTCATCAAAAAATAG aTCTCAAAAATCCAGacacaaataaaaaaaatgctgGATTTACACAAGAGGAAAGAAGTGGTATGACAGATTTCTTAGATGCAGGATTTGTGGATACTTTTAGAGCTTTATATCCTAATAAGGAAGGTGCATACACATTTTGGTCATATTTTGCTAATGCACGTAGTAAAAATATAGGATG GAGACTAGACTATTTTTTGGTGTCAGAACAAATTAAGGATAATGTTTGTGACAATGTTATAAGGGATAAAGTGTATGGCAGTGATCATTGTCCTATTGTACTTTACATTAACATATGA
- the LOC100650533 gene encoding UPF0449 protein C19orf25 has product MFSNKKNNLPPRPHIPDSEHILEDLNNAPIDDIAFKIINKDKAFEEHSINTNTSDTYQKVKMYLSIKQQLKYLETTLAEREQQLKADNEEIRKLADNIKKQAQAALIT; this is encoded by the exons atgtttAGTAATAAAAAGAACAATTTACCACCGAGACCTCATATTCCGGATTCTGAACATATATTAGAAGATCTTAATAATGCTCCTATAGATGACATagcatttaaaataattaataaag ATAAAGCTTTTGAAGAACATTCAATAAACACAAATACTTCTGATACCTATCAGAAGGTAAAGATGTATTTAAGTATAAAACAACagttaaaatatttggaaactaCCCTTGCAGAAAGAGAACAACAGCTGAAAGCTGATaacgaagaaataagaaaacttGCAgacaatattaaaaaacaagCACAAGCTGCattaataacataa